The DNA segment GCTCCTTGAAGATCGCGCGCGCTTCGTCCTTGCTCGTCGGACCGTACGGCTCGAGGCGAATGCCCAATGGTCCGACGGCTCCAGCGACGAGCGCGCGCCCGTCGGCCGCGTCGCGCGCGACTTTCGCGGCGGCGCGATTCAACTCTTTCACCTGATCCTGCAAGCCGTGCTGCACGAGCTTCACGCGATTCGCGCCGAAACTGTTCGTCTCGATCACGTCGGCGCCCGCCTTCACGTA comes from the Gemmatimonadaceae bacterium genome and includes:
- a CDS encoding homocysteine S-methyltransferase family protein; the protein is MNATIERLLDPDSIVVFDGAMGTMLYSKGVFINQCYDELNVRAPDLVRDIHAQYVKAGADVIETNSFGANRVKLVQHGLQDQVKELNRAAAKVARDAADGRALVAGAVGPLGIRLEPYGPTSKDEARAIFKE